The Desulfuromonadaceae bacterium genome includes the window GTCCTCTGCGCTGCTGAAACCTTGCGCGGCCAGCTGCTTGATTTTGTGGGTATCGTAGGCGGTGAGGCCGACAAAAACGATGACCCCGCAAAAAGTTGACACCCAGTAGACCATCGAACTCTGCATAAAGATGTTGACCACCGAGGCAATCACCACGCCGATCAACCCCATGAACAGAAAGCTCCCCCACGAACTGAGATCTTTTTTGGTCAGGTAGCCGTATGCGCTCATGGCGCCGAACGTTCCGGCGGTGATCATGAAGGTCGAAACAATTGAGCTTTTGGTATAGACGAGAAAAATCGACGCAAACGTCACGCCGTTGAGGGCCGAGTAGGCCAGAAACATCAGCGTGGCGGTTTTGGCACTGAGCTTGGTGATCGCCGCACTCAGCCAGATCACCAGTCCGAGCTCACCAAGAATCAACCCGTAAAAAACCATTTTGTTGCCAAAAATCAGTTCCAGCAGGGTGGTGCTGCTGAGCGTCACATACGCCGCCAATGCAGTCAGCAGCAAGCCGCACCCCATCCAGGTGTAGACCTGACGGAAAAAATCGGCCGGAACGGCAATGGCGCGGGTTGCGGTATAGTTGAGCGGTGTTTCCATGGGCATCTCCAACGTTGTAAGGTTAACTCTTGTCGCAAAGATTATCGCGATATTTCAGCTGAATGCCTTTCAGGAACTTGCGCAGCACCTGATCCTGACATTCGCGGTAATGTTTGTGCTCTGTGTTGCGAAAGAAAGCGCTGAGTTCGTGCTTGCCGATGCGCATCCCGGCCAGTGCCATGAGCTCCAGAATATCATCATCTTTCAACTCCAGGGCAATTTTCAGTTTCCGAAAAACAAGGTTGTTGGTCAGCCGCTGTTCCGGCATCGGCTGCACACCCTCTTTTTTGCCGCGCCGATCGATAATAAAACCGTTCAAAAAGGTTGCCAGCTGCACGTCACGGCAGTCCTGAAACGCCGGGTCCTCGTCTTTTTTGAGCCAGGCACTGATCTGTTCGCGGGTGACCTCATGAGCAGCCAGAGCAAAGGTGGCGATCATCCCCGCGTCACTCAAATCAAAAGCATAGCGGAGACGGCGCAGAATATCGTTATTCGTCACAAGCAAACTCCAATCGAATCAGTATCAGTAGCATGAGCCCATCGAAGAGCTTAGTCGATTTTTCGGCAAAAAGGAACCTTTTCGCGCTGCCCCTCTGCCGGTGCCGATAACGACCGGCCATGATTCAACTGGTATCGGCGGCGATAGTGCGCTAGTCTGCTGATGAGTGGTTTTCCATGGAACCCCGACGGAGAATTTGCAATGGAATTATTTCTCAGCAAGACGACGATGGCGATCATCCTCTTTTTATGTGCCGGAATCATCCAATCGTTCTGCTACATGAACAAACGCCTCCCCGCCGGGCGGCGCTCGCCGGTCTATCCCACGGAATCCGGCAAGGCGACGCTGCTGAATTTGTCATGGATCTTTCAGGCGGTCATCGCTACGGTCATGACCATGCCCGAGGGGCCGGTTCGGCTGGGGGTGACGCTGGCCAGCTACTTTCTGGTGTTGCCCTTCGTGGTTCAGATCCCGATGGCCCGCATGCTTGGGTTCAAGAGTTTCCGAGAGTATATGGCCGTTGTCGATGGGCGAAAAAAATAGCGTCAGGTACGGATGATGCTCAACGATACCTCTCTGCCTGCAAGGTGAAGAGGTAGGCGTACTGCCCGCCAAGAGACATCAGCTCGGCATGACTCCACCGCTCGACGATCCGCCCCTTAGCGATGACAACAATCTGATCGGCCATGCGCACAGTGGAGAAGCGGTGGGAGATCAGCACCGTCATCTTGCCACGACTTAACCCACATTTAACACCCTGAATTATTTCTCCTGTAAAAACGGGATATTACCATTTAAAAAAATCCGTCTGGCACTACATTCGCGTTTTTAAGCATCAGTTAATCAGTTTTTGGATTCCTCCCGGCGCGGCAGACAGGCCCAAGACGTCATAGAGTCTCTTCAGTTTCGGTTCAGCGACCGTGGCCTTGCGGACATGGAGAGTTCGGCCATCCCGTTGCTTGAATGTCGCGGTAACCCGTTGCTGCACCGAAAAGGTCTCCCGTAATGTGCTCCAGCTATCCACGATGTCCCCGGTTTTCAGCTTTTGCCGCAGCGCCTGAACCGCTTGGTAGGCCAAAACGGTGATAAACAGATGCCCTTCGGCCCGTTCTTCCTTGTGGTGATAGACCGGTCGTAACCCCAATTCTGATTTCAGGCTGCGAAAGACCGCTTCCAGATCGGTCAGCATGGTGTAGGTCCGCCATAAGGTGGCCTCATCCCAGTTCAGCTCGTTGGTGCGCAGGCAATAGACACCCGGGTGGGTCAGGAGTGTCCCGTCCACCGGCTGCTTTTCCCAGCTAAGGGCGACGGCGTTGGTGCCACTTTCATCCAGGATCAGCTCGA containing:
- a CDS encoding DUF1456 family protein — translated: MTNNDILRRLRYAFDLSDAGMIATFALAAHEVTREQISAWLKKDEDPAFQDCRDVQLATFLNGFIIDRRGKKEGVQPMPEQRLTNNLVFRKLKIALELKDDDILELMALAGMRIGKHELSAFFRNTEHKHYRECQDQVLRKFLKGIQLKYRDNLCDKS
- a CDS encoding Bax inhibitor-1/YccA family protein, producing METPLNYTATRAIAVPADFFRQVYTWMGCGLLLTALAAYVTLSSTTLLELIFGNKMVFYGLILGELGLVIWLSAAITKLSAKTATLMFLAYSALNGVTFASIFLVYTKSSIVSTFMITAGTFGAMSAYGYLTKKDLSSWGSFLFMGLIGVVIASVVNIFMQSSMVYWVSTFCGVIVFVGLTAYDTHKIKQLAAQGFSSAEDYHKGAIMGALRLYLDFINLFLMLLRIFGNRR